In Candidatus Paceibacterota bacterium, the following proteins share a genomic window:
- a CDS encoding FAD-dependent oxidoreductase has translation MYDLVIIGGGPAGVAAGIYAARKRLKTHLVTYEFGGQSTVSSGIQNWIGTVEIPGLELAENLKKHLFAYKEDIVDVTEGDKVNGIEKKDGHFIVKTENGKSIETKTVLMTAGSHRRQLGVPGADKFEHKGVTYCASCDGPMFGGADVVVIGGGNAAFESAAQLLAYCKSVTLLQRGAEYRADPSTVAAVLAHANMKGITNTEIVSVEGDQFVSGLTYKDTLTGETHQLPCTGVFVEIGALPSTKFLEGVVELNKTGHVVTDPKSQRTSTPGIWAAGDCTDGLYHQNNIAVGDAVKALEDIYIAVKTQTA, from the coding sequence ATGTATGACCTTGTAATCATTGGTGGTGGGCCAGCGGGCGTTGCAGCGGGTATTTATGCTGCCAGGAAGCGCCTGAAGACCCATCTTGTTACTTATGAGTTTGGTGGTCAGTCGACCGTTTCTAGTGGTATTCAGAACTGGATCGGTACGGTGGAGATCCCTGGACTTGAACTCGCGGAGAATTTGAAGAAGCACCTCTTTGCCTACAAGGAGGATATTGTTGATGTCACTGAGGGTGATAAGGTGAATGGCATCGAGAAGAAGGATGGCCACTTCATCGTGAAGACGGAGAATGGCAAGTCTATCGAAACCAAGACCGTCCTCATGACTGCAGGGAGTCATCGTCGTCAGCTCGGTGTGCCTGGAGCGGATAAGTTCGAACATAAGGGTGTGACCTATTGTGCATCATGCGATGGTCCGATGTTTGGTGGTGCTGATGTTGTGGTCATTGGTGGCGGTAATGCAGCCTTCGAGTCGGCAGCACAACTCCTTGCATACTGTAAGTCGGTGACGCTTCTGCAGCGTGGTGCTGAGTATCGTGCAGATCCAAGTACGGTTGCAGCCGTGCTCGCACATGCAAACATGAAGGGCATTACAAATACCGAGATTGTATCAGTCGAGGGTGATCAGTTTGTTTCTGGTCTTACCTACAAGGATACGCTCACGGGCGAAACCCATCAGCTTCCATGTACAGGAGTATTCGTTGAGATTGGCGCATTGCCATCAACAAAGTTCCTGGAGGGTGTTGTGGAGCTCAATAAGACCGGACATGTCGTCACGGATCCAAAGAGTCAGAGGACAAGTACTCCAGGCATTTGGGCAGCAGGGGATTGTACGGATGGGCTTTATCATCAAAACAATATCGCGGTAGGCGATGCGGTGAAGGCCTTAGAAGACATCTACATCGCAGTGAAGACGCAGACCGCATAA
- a CDS encoding ATP phosphoribosyltransferase regulatory subunit, with protein MPKEKATTKTAPTTKTKTKHSSAELEKFHGFAEKAAEIALYYGFAQLRAVQPDENGVIQPPQPKIIQKKGAPAKAKTSIDEPIEGISPIMHSYIEQGMQTFPQPVKLYCNGTLQHEEDKQPAPRSAPDEFALEVLGSTRSISDAMVIFIAIIALREVGFSNVFVDINSLGDVESRKEYQKQLLIYYRKVSSHLCADCRHNMKSHVLALLECEKPQCQAHKEKAPQTIAHLSVESKQHFKEVLEFLDALNIVYRINTNLVRGLDFYTHTVFELSEMPTEDDTAIPEVFGAGGRYDGLAKKLGSKKDIPAVGCTLNIPKIIAHKHYKPAAARSQKKAKIYFIQIGFEAKLKSMEVLELLRTARIQVTHALAKDSLMQQLATAEKSGVQHAIIFGQKEAIDGTVIIRNLDTRSQEIVKIKDLADHIKREMK; from the coding sequence ATGCCAAAAGAAAAGGCCACAACAAAAACAGCACCGACAACAAAAACGAAAACAAAGCATAGCAGTGCTGAGCTTGAAAAATTCCATGGTTTCGCAGAGAAGGCTGCAGAGATCGCACTCTACTATGGATTCGCACAACTTCGTGCGGTACAGCCAGACGAAAATGGAGTAATCCAGCCACCACAACCTAAGATCATCCAGAAGAAAGGTGCTCCTGCAAAAGCGAAGACATCTATTGATGAGCCAATTGAGGGCATTTCGCCGATCATGCACTCGTACATTGAACAAGGCATGCAGACATTCCCTCAGCCGGTGAAGCTCTACTGTAATGGCACATTGCAGCACGAGGAGGATAAGCAACCCGCACCACGATCTGCGCCGGACGAGTTTGCGCTTGAAGTGCTTGGCTCTACGCGCTCCATTTCGGATGCGATGGTCATCTTCATTGCAATCATCGCGCTCCGTGAAGTAGGATTCTCAAATGTATTTGTCGATATCAACTCACTTGGTGATGTTGAAAGTCGTAAGGAATACCAGAAGCAACTCCTCATCTACTATCGCAAGGTGTCATCGCACTTGTGTGCCGACTGCCGTCACAACATGAAGTCTCATGTACTCGCGCTCCTTGAGTGCGAGAAGCCACAGTGTCAGGCGCATAAGGAGAAAGCACCGCAAACGATTGCACACCTTTCAGTTGAATCAAAGCAGCACTTCAAGGAGGTGCTCGAGTTCTTGGATGCACTCAATATCGTCTATCGCATCAACACAAACCTCGTACGTGGTCTCGACTTCTATACTCATACAGTATTCGAACTCTCTGAAATGCCGACAGAGGATGATACGGCAATACCCGAAGTATTTGGCGCCGGTGGTCGCTACGATGGCCTCGCGAAGAAGCTTGGTTCGAAGAAAGACATTCCTGCAGTAGGTTGTACGCTCAATATTCCAAAGATTATTGCGCATAAGCACTATAAGCCTGCAGCAGCGCGCTCGCAGAAAAAAGCAAAGATCTATTTCATCCAGATTGGATTCGAAGCAAAGCTCAAGAGTATGGAGGTTTTGGAACTCTTGCGTACTGCGCGCATTCAGGTAACCCACGCACTCGCGAAGGATTCCCTCATGCAGCAACTTGCTACCGCAGAGAAGTCCGGCGTTCAACATGCAATCATCTTTGGACAGAAGGAGGCGATTGATGGTACCGTCATCATTCGTAATCTTGATACGAGGAGCCAGGAGATTGTCAAAATCAAAGACCTTGCCGATCATATAAAAAGGGAGATGAAGTAA
- the ftsZ gene encoding cell division protein FtsZ — MAKVNPEIESFARIKVVGVGGSGGNAVNHMVEAKVTGVEFIAVNTDAQDLHRNRGGRKIHIGKNLTKGLGTGMDPDKGRRAAEETQQEIQEALRGADMVFITGGMGGGTGTGASPVVAKTAREQGALTIGVVTKPFFFEGTQRMNLADKGLESLESEVDALIVIPNDKLFDINKEKITMLNAFAQANEVLRQAVEGISDLITTPGIINVDFADVRKIMANAGTALMGIGMATGENRATEAAQMAINSPLLDVTINGARGVLFAIAGGEDMTMQEIQEAARIITESIDANAQVIFGAIIDPKLRKGELKITVIATGFPDSMRTRRVIGIGARNNSGNQQPIINMQPQQVRQQAVPQYQQPEPVYEEEVDEYGVEEEENEDSEPLFAAAPVQDARSTHKDASHAIYNAPFHSERPQQAPAPRVVPAEPADDDDEITIFPFMKRNRK, encoded by the coding sequence ATGGCTAAGGTGAACCCAGAAATCGAATCATTTGCACGCATTAAGGTAGTCGGAGTTGGCGGCTCAGGCGGAAACGCAGTCAATCACATGGTTGAGGCAAAGGTGACCGGCGTTGAATTCATCGCCGTCAATACTGATGCACAAGATCTCCATCGCAACCGCGGTGGTCGCAAGATCCACATCGGCAAGAACCTCACCAAGGGTCTCGGTACTGGAATGGATCCAGATAAGGGACGTCGTGCTGCAGAGGAAACACAACAGGAAATCCAGGAGGCACTTCGCGGTGCAGACATGGTTTTCATCACTGGTGGTATGGGCGGCGGTACGGGTACCGGCGCATCTCCTGTCGTAGCCAAGACTGCACGCGAACAAGGTGCACTCACTATCGGTGTCGTCACCAAGCCATTCTTCTTCGAGGGTACACAGCGTATGAATCTCGCAGACAAGGGACTCGAGTCTCTTGAATCAGAGGTCGACGCACTCATCGTCATTCCGAACGACAAGCTCTTCGATATCAACAAGGAGAAGATCACCATGCTCAATGCATTCGCTCAGGCGAACGAAGTATTACGCCAGGCCGTTGAGGGTATTTCTGACCTCATCACTACCCCAGGTATCATCAACGTCGACTTCGCAGACGTCCGTAAGATCATGGCCAATGCGGGTACGGCCCTCATGGGTATCGGTATGGCAACTGGCGAGAACCGCGCAACTGAGGCTGCTCAGATGGCAATCAACTCACCACTTCTTGATGTCACCATCAACGGTGCACGTGGAGTTCTCTTCGCAATTGCAGGAGGCGAGGACATGACTATGCAAGAAATCCAGGAGGCCGCACGCATTATCACCGAGTCAATCGATGCAAATGCACAGGTCATCTTCGGAGCAATCATCGATCCAAAGCTTCGTAAGGGTGAACTCAAGATTACCGTCATTGCAACCGGCTTCCCTGATTCAATGCGTACACGTCGCGTCATCGGTATCGGTGCACGTAACAACAGTGGCAATCAGCAGCCAATCATCAACATGCAGCCACAGCAGGTGCGCCAGCAGGCAGTACCACAGTACCAGCAGCCTGAACCTGTATATGAGGAAGAAGTCGATGAGTATGGAGTTGAGGAAGAAGAGAATGAGGACTCAGAGCCACTCTTTGCCGCTGCTCCTGTCCAGGACGCACGCAGCACCCACAAGGATGCGAGCCATGCGATCTACAACGCACCATTTCATAGCGAGCGACCTCAGCAGGCCCCAGCACCACGTGTTGTCCCTGCAGAGCCCGCAGATGATGATGACGAAATCACCATCTTCCCATTCATGAAGCGAAACCGAAAATAA
- a CDS encoding MutH/Sau3AI family endonuclease, giving the protein MQLPYDDSSEASVLSYGKLLEGKTLSGVLTEVKEYSTANKGDFGGAVEESYFRIPNNSRSGPDIEKSGIEIKSTGLKQLVKSKEFVAKERLVISTLNFGKMIGTTIYESALFGKFKKVLFIFYIYDKLKKYPDYKIDLVSLWSVPAVDIPVIENDWKILVKYVEDGRAHEITSGATKYIEACRGGGKHTALVAQPRSETRARMRRLALKNSYLTGVYRQLKEGHSVFRSEWSELEKAVADKISPYLGMYEDQISTVLGYQSKAKDRCSRYVRKMLGILPGGSLPLEFEKSGTILKTIRVNSKGKLHENISFAQVSLDELINQSWIPDDESGGDYVTFRDTVQSRFLFVIFEDNKDGKGARLLGAKLWTIGANDLDGQCEKDWNYASEAIKSSNLKALCKGTGHIIFLNTKGTKGHSNSSKKSDADTLPNGQEITRLAFWLSGNYIREQLSHVDWLIHAGLAR; this is encoded by the coding sequence ATGCAATTGCCATATGATGACTCAAGCGAGGCTTCTGTTTTAAGTTATGGAAAACTCCTTGAGGGGAAGACTCTCAGTGGGGTACTTACAGAAGTGAAAGAGTATTCTACGGCAAATAAGGGAGATTTTGGTGGAGCAGTCGAAGAATCATATTTTCGAATACCAAATAACTCCCGCTCAGGTCCAGATATAGAAAAATCAGGGATAGAGATTAAATCAACCGGATTAAAGCAGTTGGTGAAAAGTAAGGAGTTTGTTGCAAAGGAAAGGCTTGTGATTTCAACTCTGAACTTTGGCAAAATGATAGGTACTACAATCTACGAAAGTGCGCTATTCGGGAAATTCAAAAAAGTTTTATTTATATTTTATATCTACGACAAACTGAAGAAATATCCTGATTACAAAATTGACCTTGTCTCGTTGTGGAGTGTACCTGCTGTAGATATTCCCGTTATTGAGAATGATTGGAAAATACTCGTTAAATACGTTGAAGATGGTCGCGCTCATGAGATAACCTCTGGGGCAACAAAGTATATTGAGGCATGTCGTGGAGGCGGAAAACATACAGCACTCGTTGCTCAGCCAAGATCGGAAACCAGGGCAAGAATGAGGAGACTTGCTCTAAAAAATTCATATCTAACTGGAGTATATCGACAATTGAAAGAGGGTCATTCTGTATTCCGAAGCGAGTGGTCAGAATTAGAAAAAGCAGTTGCGGATAAGATTTCGCCATATCTTGGTATGTATGAAGACCAGATCTCAACTGTATTGGGCTACCAATCAAAAGCAAAAGATAGATGTAGTCGATACGTTCGTAAAATGTTGGGTATATTGCCAGGTGGCTCTTTGCCTCTAGAGTTTGAAAAGTCGGGAACAATCTTAAAGACAATCCGCGTTAACAGTAAGGGTAAACTTCATGAAAATATTTCTTTTGCCCAAGTTTCGCTCGATGAACTGATAAATCAGTCTTGGATTCCTGATGATGAATCTGGTGGTGATTATGTTACTTTTCGTGATACTGTGCAATCTAGGTTCTTGTTTGTCATATTTGAAGATAATAAAGACGGTAAGGGTGCCCGCTTGCTTGGTGCTAAGCTTTGGACAATTGGCGCCAATGACCTAGATGGCCAGTGTGAAAAAGATTGGAATTATGCTTCTGAGGCAATAAAGTCTTCTAATTTAAAAGCACTATGTAAAGGTACTGGTCATATTATTTTTCTCAATACTAAGGGTACTAAGGGGCATTCGAATTCTTCTAAAAAGTCAGATGCAGATACTCTGCCAAATGGTCAAGAGATAACACGCTTAGCCTTCTGGCTTTCTGGGAATTATATTAGAGAACAGTTGTCGCATGTCGACTGGCTCATTCATGCGGGTCTGGCCAGATGA
- a CDS encoding cell division FtsA domain-containing protein, with the protein MAQRIITGIDLGSHTIRVLITEYNDTARPKILGAGIAESRGLQKGYVWNIRETAAAVRTALNAAEEQAGLRVTEAYIAIGGIGLEGVQLKGEATASRSDGIFTENELDRCMTYAQNRLPEAENKVILHNFPISYNIDGKPAPVTTPVGMKGLKLEVQYLFVTVLKQHHDAIREVMHEAGVEIANVYPAPIATGLVALSRKQMTSGAVLADIGAETLSVIIFENQVPISLEVFDTGSVALTGDIAKGLHVSIEEAEEIKLGAPHRFPTKKISEIYSKNLSDLFALVTTHIKRVDRDNRLPGGIVLTGGYSRIEDIAEFASGAVDLYATTDTPLTSGQKSIFNDTSFLTAYGLCLLAIQDDYETAERDIPFMARMKKTIASLLHQLLP; encoded by the coding sequence ATGGCACAACGAATAATCACAGGAATTGATTTGGGCTCGCATACCATTCGCGTCCTCATCACCGAATACAACGATACTGCACGTCCAAAAATCTTGGGTGCAGGTATCGCAGAAAGCCGAGGCCTCCAAAAGGGGTATGTTTGGAATATCAGGGAGACGGCCGCAGCAGTACGCACCGCGCTCAATGCTGCAGAAGAACAAGCAGGGCTTCGCGTAACAGAAGCATATATTGCCATAGGTGGTATTGGGCTCGAAGGTGTGCAATTGAAGGGTGAAGCTACTGCTTCGCGTAGCGATGGTATCTTTACGGAGAATGAGCTCGATCGTTGCATGACCTATGCACAGAACCGTCTCCCCGAGGCAGAGAACAAGGTCATCCTCCACAACTTCCCTATTTCCTACAACATCGATGGTAAACCCGCACCCGTCACGACCCCTGTCGGCATGAAGGGTCTCAAGCTCGAGGTGCAGTACCTTTTCGTCACCGTACTCAAGCAGCACCATGATGCAATTCGCGAAGTGATGCATGAAGCAGGAGTCGAGATTGCGAATGTCTACCCTGCTCCAATTGCAACTGGTCTTGTTGCGCTCTCACGTAAGCAGATGACCAGTGGTGCAGTACTCGCGGACATCGGTGCAGAGACACTCTCGGTCATCATTTTCGAGAATCAAGTTCCTATTTCACTCGAGGTCTTTGATACGGGTTCAGTCGCACTTACGGGTGACATCGCGAAGGGTCTCCATGTATCCATTGAAGAAGCAGAGGAGATCAAGCTCGGTGCACCTCATCGTTTCCCAACCAAGAAGATTAGTGAGATTTACAGCAAAAACCTGAGTGACCTTTTCGCACTCGTGACAACACACATCAAGCGTGTCGACCGCGATAATCGACTACCAGGCGGCATTGTACTCACTGGTGGCTACTCACGTATCGAGGATATTGCAGAGTTTGCATCGGGCGCAGTCGATCTTTACGCAACAACCGATACACCACTCACTTCCGGACAAAAGAGTATCTTCAATGATACGTCATTCCTTACTGCATATGGACTCTGCCTACTTGCAATCCAAGATGATTACGAGACTGCTGAGCGCGATATCCCATTCATGGCACGCATGAAGAAAACTATCGCGTCACTTTTACATCAATTGTTGCCCTAA
- the pth gene encoding aminoacyl-tRNA hydrolase codes for MQWTIVGLGNPGSAYMHTRHNVGFLAVDAMREKFSCDPGWKKRLFAKAVTADGTIADTPVQFILPQTYMNLSGVAVQKFVKTPEAIAHMIVIHDDVHLPIGTLKISTDRGDGGHNGITSLMDTLKSKAFIRIRVGVAPAKIEGMEVQRIKLDDYVLGKFKPEERETLEALFPKIRNIVEHIITKGLADAMNVYNTK; via the coding sequence ATGCAATGGACCATCGTTGGACTCGGAAATCCAGGCTCCGCCTATATGCACACTCGCCACAATGTCGGGTTTCTTGCCGTTGATGCGATGCGCGAGAAATTCTCGTGCGATCCAGGATGGAAGAAGCGTCTGTTCGCTAAAGCAGTGACCGCTGATGGCACGATCGCAGATACGCCCGTGCAATTTATCTTGCCACAAACCTACATGAACCTTTCCGGTGTTGCAGTGCAGAAATTTGTAAAGACACCCGAGGCAATCGCACACATGATCGTCATTCACGATGATGTCCATCTCCCTATCGGAACACTCAAGATTTCCACTGATCGCGGTGACGGTGGACACAATGGCATCACTTCGCTCATGGATACATTAAAGAGCAAAGCCTTCATTCGCATCCGCGTCGGCGTTGCTCCCGCAAAAATTGAAGGCATGGAAGTTCAGCGCATTAAGCTTGATGATTATGTGCTCGGAAAATTCAAACCTGAGGAGCGGGAAACACTCGAAGCCCTCTTTCCAAAGATACGAAATATCGTTGAGCATATCATCACTAAGGGACTTGCTGATGCAATGAATGTGTACAATACAAAATAG
- the radC gene encoding DNA repair protein RadC: protein MKLKELHKLELPREKLAKYGVQRLLTEELLAIILGSGIKGVNVLSLARSVLKYVEKNNNQPSLKGLEEIKGLGKTKALQIIALLEIAHRLQEKETIEILSAKDVWQHCADFRGSKKEHFVAFYLDTQNRLIERQIISVGTLDRSLVHPREVFEPAIRLSAASVILAHNHPSGEISASSEDIALTSRLLDSANILAIRIRGHIIVSTHGFSEVDVRVY, encoded by the coding sequence ATGAAGTTGAAGGAATTACATAAGTTGGAATTACCAAGAGAAAAGTTAGCTAAGTATGGAGTGCAGCGCCTCCTAACTGAGGAACTCCTCGCAATAATTCTTGGGTCAGGAATAAAGGGGGTGAATGTACTTTCGCTCGCACGGAGCGTGCTCAAATATGTAGAAAAGAATAATAATCAACCGAGTCTCAAGGGTCTTGAGGAGATTAAAGGACTTGGAAAGACAAAGGCATTGCAAATTATTGCACTGCTTGAAATTGCTCATCGACTACAGGAAAAAGAGACAATAGAAATACTCTCAGCCAAAGATGTTTGGCAGCATTGTGCTGATTTTAGAGGGTCAAAGAAGGAACACTTTGTTGCCTTTTATCTCGACACACAAAACCGACTGATTGAGAGACAGATCATTTCAGTCGGGACACTTGATCGTTCGCTCGTACATCCACGTGAGGTGTTTGAGCCAGCCATACGACTTTCTGCTGCTTCGGTAATTTTGGCACACAATCATCCATCGGGTGAAATTTCCGCTTCATCAGAAGATATTGCATTAACAAGTCGATTACTAGATTCCGCAAACATACTTGCGATTCGGATTCGTGGGCATATCATAGTATCAACTCATGGTTTTTCTGAAGTTGATGTTCGAGTCTATTAG
- the ybeY gene encoding rRNA maturation RNase YbeY: protein METFSIAQTTKERIPNIPFARLKELTLGKKFNCSLAFVGDKRAQTLNRIYRNKEYIPNTLSFTLDDENGEVFINLKEAKKQCKQREESYEYYVALLFVHSCLHLKGMEHSDIMDQTMEKILARAGIKNSFSAIA from the coding sequence ATGGAAACTTTCTCGATTGCACAGACCACCAAAGAGCGCATTCCCAATATCCCCTTTGCGCGTCTTAAAGAACTCACCCTCGGCAAGAAGTTCAATTGTTCACTTGCCTTCGTTGGAGACAAACGTGCGCAAACCCTCAACCGTATCTATCGTAACAAAGAGTACATTCCAAACACACTTTCCTTCACTCTCGATGATGAAAATGGAGAAGTGTTCATCAACCTCAAAGAAGCAAAGAAACAGTGTAAACAACGTGAAGAGTCATACGAATACTATGTTGCATTACTCTTCGTGCATAGCTGCCTACATTTGAAAGGAATGGAGCATAGCGATATAATGGATCAAACAATGGAGAAGATTCTTGCACGCGCAGGTATCAAGAATTCATTTTCGGCGATAGCGTAA
- the dcm gene encoding DNA (cytosine-5-)-methyltransferase, translated as MAKDTKKIIRVAELFAGVGGFHIGLDRASKGNSKAKFHTTWADQWEPASGKNQHAAWVYQNFINSKKLTTKLCNDNIWDIVGTGDSISERIDEPKEFEILTGGFPCQDYSVARPLSQSAGLEGKKGVLWWSIYKLLHNAQVKHPKKPAPYIFLENVDRLIKSPASKRGRDFAIMLSSLSQLGYIVEWRVINAAEYGFPQRRRRTFIVGYHKSSTIAKEILKEKGFNLEVLVKWVENKGILAEAFPVNSTEEAGHFTIGEDPYEITKNFIPEAIDGKVNHSDPFKNSGMMIDLHVFTEKVTPRYTGSYVTLGDIVGATIEKEVPENYYIHPDRVPAWEKQKGAHDYDRTSKSGHTYRYKEGAVPFPDPLTKASRTIVTGEGGSGPSRMKHVIDIRKKKGFPNGRTINGVTYVYRRLIPEELEQLCMFDRGHTEFMDVEGKHELERASDAKRAFFMGNALVVGVIEGIGKSLLKRIVKHENK; from the coding sequence ATGGCTAAAGATACTAAAAAAATAATCCGAGTCGCTGAGCTGTTTGCAGGCGTTGGTGGTTTTCATATTGGCCTCGACAGAGCGTCTAAAGGCAATTCTAAAGCTAAATTCCACACTACATGGGCTGACCAATGGGAGCCTGCTTCAGGTAAGAATCAACACGCAGCATGGGTGTATCAGAATTTTATAAACAGCAAAAAACTTACCACCAAACTCTGTAATGACAATATTTGGGATATTGTCGGAACGGGAGACTCTATATCAGAGCGAATAGACGAACCAAAGGAATTTGAAATTCTTACAGGTGGATTCCCCTGTCAGGACTACTCCGTTGCTCGCCCCCTGAGTCAGTCTGCAGGACTCGAAGGAAAGAAAGGTGTTTTATGGTGGAGCATCTACAAGCTTCTCCATAACGCACAAGTAAAGCATCCAAAAAAGCCAGCACCATATATTTTCCTCGAGAATGTTGATCGACTAATTAAGTCACCTGCAAGTAAGCGCGGGAGAGACTTTGCAATCATGCTTTCGAGCCTTAGTCAGCTCGGATACATAGTTGAATGGAGAGTGATTAATGCTGCAGAATATGGATTCCCTCAGCGCCGCCGCAGAACTTTTATTGTTGGCTATCATAAGTCATCTACGATTGCCAAAGAGATATTAAAAGAGAAAGGATTTAATTTAGAGGTATTGGTTAAATGGGTTGAAAATAAAGGAATCCTCGCTGAGGCCTTTCCTGTTAATTCAACCGAGGAAGCAGGGCACTTTACAATTGGCGAGGACCCATATGAGATTACGAAAAATTTCATACCAGAAGCAATTGACGGTAAGGTGAACCACTCTGACCCGTTCAAGAATTCGGGAATGATGATTGACCTACACGTATTTACTGAAAAAGTAACGCCAAGGTATACAGGTAGCTATGTTACGCTTGGGGATATTGTTGGAGCAACTATCGAAAAGGAGGTTCCGGAAAACTACTACATACATCCCGACAGGGTGCCTGCTTGGGAAAAGCAGAAAGGCGCCCATGATTATGACCGCACTTCGAAGTCGGGTCATACTTATCGATATAAGGAGGGCGCAGTCCCATTCCCGGACCCACTCACAAAGGCATCGCGTACTATTGTTACAGGAGAAGGCGGAAGTGGCCCCTCACGAATGAAGCACGTTATTGATATCCGAAAAAAGAAGGGTTTCCCTAATGGAAGGACCATCAATGGCGTAACATATGTCTACCGACGTCTCATACCAGAGGAACTTGAACAACTCTGTATGTTTGACAGAGGACATACTGAATTCATGGATGTCGAAGGAAAACACGAGCTTGAACGTGCGTCGGACGCGAAAAGAGCCTTCTTTATGGGCAACGCACTCGTAGTTGGAGTAATTGAAGGCATAGGAAAATCTCTACTAAAAAGAATCGTAAAGCATGAAAACAAATAA
- the lepB gene encoding signal peptidase I, with amino-acid sequence MNNIDLRTGNPEPNVPEESPEPVKKPTKLAQIIDALRYIFIALIVVIPVRAFVAQPFIVQGNSMYPTLHNHEYLIVNEMVKLTQDYRRGDVVILHYPNDPSRYFVKRIIGLPGETVSFEGTTVTISGPTHPKPFVLDEPYVADSQKMNNKLTRTLSNDEFFVCGDNRSQSSDSRIWGPVPRNYMDGRALIRLFPFSVIALNPGSLSEFGSPYAADHAPKATN; translated from the coding sequence ATGAATAACATTGATCTTCGCACAGGAAACCCAGAGCCAAATGTACCAGAGGAGTCACCGGAGCCCGTAAAGAAGCCTACGAAACTCGCTCAAATCATTGACGCATTACGTTACATTTTCATCGCTCTTATTGTGGTCATCCCTGTGCGCGCATTCGTTGCGCAGCCATTTATCGTTCAGGGTAATTCGATGTATCCGACACTCCACAATCATGAGTACCTCATTGTGAATGAAATGGTGAAGCTCACCCAAGACTATCGTCGTGGTGATGTCGTTATCCTCCATTATCCAAATGACCCTTCACGCTACTTCGTAAAGCGTATCATTGGACTCCCCGGTGAAACGGTCAGCTTCGAGGGAACGACAGTGACTATTTCGGGACCTACCCATCCAAAGCCTTTTGTACTCGATGAGCCATATGTTGCGGACTCTCAAAAAATGAACAACAAGCTCACACGCACACTAAGTAATGATGAGTTTTTTGTCTGTGGTGATAACCGCTCACAGAGTTCTGACTCACGTATCTGGGGACCAGTTCCTCGCAACTACATGGACGGGCGTGCACTCATTCGCCTCTTCCCCTTCTCCGTCATTGCACTCAACCCTGGTAGCCTTTCCGAATTCGGTTCACCCTATGCAGCAGATCATGCCCCAAAGGCGACAAATTAA